A stretch of Acropora muricata isolate sample 2 chromosome 7, ASM3666990v1, whole genome shotgun sequence DNA encodes these proteins:
- the LOC136921929 gene encoding uncharacterized protein: MDSCESDIESFGDSELSESYFEVEVDSVVEEDSPVVEQDDIEYDYYDDPVPYSEEPLADEAWITEYEKENEKSAQQEEILQKRLNGTTPVNEWCTCGKCDINLVHNISECYCCKELEGCAEALESDLVVQDLGEGATVDCITSHPGFAPVCLQKWSLRLASDKYRTSEKKIYRQV, from the exons ATGGATTCTTGTGAATCAGATATTGAATCTTTTGGCGATTCAGAGCTTTCGGAATCATATTTTGAAGTAGAAGTCGATAGTGTAGTCGAAGAAGATTCGCCAGTCGTTGAGCAAGATGACATTGAGTACGATTATTACGACGATCCCGTTCCTTACTCCGAAGAACCTTTGGCGGATGAAGCATGGATCACAGAATATGAGAAAGAGAACGAAAAAAGTGCTCAGCAAGAGGAAATTCTTCAAAAAAGACTGAATGGTACAACACCAGTCAATGAGTG GTGCACTTGTGGAAAATGTGATATAAACTTGGTACATAACATTAGCGAATGTTATTGCTGCAAGGAGCTGGAAGGATGTGCCGAGGCGTTAGAGTCTGATTTAGTCGTACAAGATCTTGGTGAAGGAGCAACAGTGGACTGCATTACGAGTCATCCAGGATTTGCTCCAGTGTGTTTGCAGAAGTGGAGCCTCCGATTGGCATCAGACAAATATCGAACAAGCGAGAAAAAGATCTACCGACAGGTATAA